The nucleotide window CGTGGCTCTGCACACCGACGTGGTGGTGGACATCACCGTTTCCGTGTACGGCGAAACCGCTTAACAGCATTTGACGGCGTACCCCGGCAACGGGGAGCCTTCTACCCAAAAGCCGCCGGGGCAGGTCCCTTGCGGCTTTTGTGCTTTGGGTGCGTAGTTATCCCGCTATTTACACAGTTTGTCCACAACTTGCTCCCAGCCTTTCCATCGACGCGACCCCATCCGCGTCGTAGTATGAAAGGCTTGAAGGAACCCCCCCATGTCCGCCGTTTTGTCTACCAGTGACGCATTTAATTCTGATCGTCAGATCGCCCAACTGCGTGTGCCACCGCACTCCATCGAAGGTGAGTCCAGCGTGCTGGGCGGCCTGTTGCTGGACAACGGTGCCTGGGATCGCGTGGGCGATATCCTGGCCGATGGCGACTTTTACCGCTACGAACACAAGCTGATCTACGCGGCCATTGGTGTGCTGGTTAATGCCAACAAGCCAGCCGACGTAATTACTGTCTATGAACACCTGCAAAGCCAAGGCAAGGCTGAGGAAATCGGTGGACTGGTCTATCTGAACTCGCTGGCGCAGTACGTGCCCAGTGCAAGCAATATCCGCCGCTATGCCGAGATCGTGCGCGACCGCTCCATCTTGCGCAAGTTGGTCAGTGCCAGCGACGAGATTGCGACCAATGCTTTCAATACCCAAGGGCGGCCGGTCGCGGACATCGTGGACGAAGCGGAGCAGAAGATATTCAATATCGGGGAAGATGGCGCACGCAACAAACAGGGCTTCCAGGGCATGGATTCGCTGGTCGTTGAACTGCTGGACCGTGTTCAGGAGATGGCAGACAACCCCAGCGACGTTACCGGTGTGCCCACTGGGTTTTACGATTTGGACCACAAGCTGTCGGGCATGCAGGCTGGTGATCTGATCATTCTGGCGGCACGCCCTTCGATGGGCAAGACCGCGCTGGCCATCAACATTGCCGAGCATGTGGCCTTGAACGAAGGCCTGCCTGTGGCTGTGTTCTCTATGGAAATGGGCGCCGCTCAGTTGGCGGTGCGTATCGTGGGTTCGATCGGTCGTATCGACCAGGGCCATTTGCGCACGGGCAAACTCACCGATGAGGAGTGGCCACGTCTGTCCGAAGCGATTGAAAAACTGCGCACTATTTCCCTGCACATCGATGAAACCGCTGGCTTGACGGTCAGCGAGCTGCGTGCCAACGCACGCCGCCTGGCGCGCCAATGCGGAAAGCTCGGTTTGATCGTTGTGGACTACCTGCAATTGATGAGCGTCTCCAGCAGCATGAGCGACGAAAACCGCGCGACTGCCGTTGGCGAGATTTCGCGCGGTCTCAAGATGCTGGCGAAGGAGCTGCAATGCCCGGTGATCGCACTGTCGCAGCTTAGCCGAGGTGTGGAGCAGCGCCCTGACAAGCGCCCCATGATGAGTGACTTGCGCGAATCCGGCGCGATCGAGCAGGATGCAGATGTCATCATGTTCATTTATCGCGACGACTATTACAACAAGATGGACGGCCCGAATCCCAGCAAGGAGCCTGGCGTGGCCGAGGTGATCATCGCCAAGCAGCGTAATGGTCCTACGGGAACAACCAAGCTGGCCTTCCTGCGCCAGATCACCAAGTTCGAAAGCCTGGCCAGCGGTGGCGGCGGCGAAGATTATTGACCCGCAAAAGAACAAGGGCTAGAAGCCAAATTGGCCTCTAGCCCCCGTTGATAGTGCGCGAGCAGCTATTGAATCAATAGCAATTTAATCCGTTGGAATCAAAGCACCTCGCTGGCAAAGTCTGCCAAGCGTGAACGCTCGCCGCGTGCCAGCGTGATGTGCCCGCCGTGTGGCCAGCCCTTGAACTTGTCCACGGCGAAGGTCAGGCCCGAGGAGCCTTCGGTCAAGTAGGGTGTATCGATCTGCGCCAGATTGCCCATACAGATGATCTTGGTGCCGGGGCCGGCACGGGTGATCAGGGTCTTCATCTGCTTGGGCGTCAGATTCTGCGCTTCATCGATGATCACGTACTTGTTGAGGAAGGTCCGGCCGCGCATGAAGTTCATGCTCTTGATCTTGATGCGGCTGCGGATCAATTCGTTGGTGGCGGCGCGGCCCCATTCGCCGGCGTTGGTGTCGGTCTTGCCCAGCACTTCCAGGTTGTCGTCCAGTGCGCCCATCCAGGGGCCCATCTTTTCTTCCTCGGTGCCGGGCAGGAAACCGATGTCTTCGCCCACGCTCACAGTCGCGCGGGTGACGATGATTTCGGTGTAGCGGCGGTCGTCCAGCACCTGGGTCAGGCCGGCAGCCAGGGCCATCAGCGTTTTGCCGGTACCGGCGGTGCCGGTCAGCGTGACAAAGTCCACTTCCGGGTCCATCAGCAGGTTCATCGCGAAGTTCTGCTCGCGGTTGCGGGTGGTCACGCCCCACACCGCGTTCTTCAGGTGGGTGAAGTCGCGCAGGGTCTTGAGCACGGCGGTGGTGCCGCGGATTTCGGTCACGCGGGCGTACAGGCTGGGTTCGCCGGGGGACTCAAAAAATACAAACTGGTTGATGTGCATGCTGGGCACCGCGGGGCCATCCACCTTGTAGAAAGTGTGCTGACCTTGCTGCCAGCTTTCTACAGTCTGGCCATGTGTGGCCCAGAAGTCGGTGGGCAGGGCCAGCGCACCGGAGTACAGCAGATCGCCATCTTCCAGCGTCTTGTCGTTCTGGTAGTCGTCGGTGGCCAGGCCCAGAGCACGGGCCTTGACGCGCATATTGATGTCCTTGGACACCAGCACCACTTCGCGTGGTGCGTATTTCTGGCGCAGGGCTTCCACCACGCCCAGGATCTGGTTGTCGGCCTTACCCTGGGGAAGGCTGGTGGGCAGGGTGTAGTTCAGCGGCTGGGTCTGGAACAGCAGCTTGCCGCCCGCGTCGCGGTGGCCGGTGCTGTCGAGCTGGAAGCCCAGCGCGATGTCGGCACCCGGTGTGCCAGCCAACGCGTCCAGCGTACGGCTGGTCTGGCGGGCGTTGCGCGCCACTTCGGTCATGCCTTTCTTATGGCCGTCCAGCTCTTCCAGAACAATCATGGGCAGGTAGATGTCGTGTTCCTCAAAACGGAACAGGCACATCGGGTCGTGCAGCAGGACATTGGTGTCCAGCACAAACAGCTTCGTCGGGCCGGTACGGGCGCGTTTCTTGGAGCGGGTTTCCACGCGCGGGGTGAGGCGGGCAGTAGCGGGTGCTTCGCTGACCAGTACCAGCTCGGGTTTGTGCGTGAGGGCCGCTTTGGCTTGGGGGCGGTCGTTACGGACCGATGTATTGAGAACCGAGGTGGGGTGTTCTACCTGCACGTCCTGTTTGCGTGCGGGGCGTTTGGGAGTGCGTGCCGCCGGGGCATCAAAATCTTTGGAGGACAGAAGGTCTGCGCGTTTGGTCGGGGCGGGAGGCAGGGGCATGGAGTGGGCTCGTGGAATGGGAAACAGGAAAAGTTGGGTTTGCAAAAGCGAAAAAGCCGCCTTGAGCCAAGGCGGCTTTTTGTAGAAACGCGGTTGCAAACTTCAACGGCATGTGGACCATTATGCATGGCCCGGATGACGCGTCCACAAGGGAGTGCGCCAAAACAACATCCCGGGTCAGGCCGCTTTTTTCAGCGCTTTCACGGCTTTGAGGACTTCGTCCACGTGGCCGGGGACCTTCAGGCCGCGCCATTCTTCCTTCAGGATGCCATCGGCACCGATCAGGAAGGTGCTGCGTTCAATGCCCTTGACCTTCTTGCCGTACATGATCTTGTTTTTGACCACACCGAACATGTGGCACATTTTTTCTTCGGTGTCTGCAATCAGTTCGAAGGGGAGTTCCAGTTTGGTCTTGAACTCGTCGTGGGACTTCATGTTGTCGCGGGATACGCCGAACACGTTGGCGCCAGCCTTCACGAAATCCTTGTATTTGTCCCGAAACTGCATGGCTTCGGTGGTGCAACCGGGGGTATTGTCCTTGGGGTAGAAGTACAAGACCATGGTTTTACCAACGTGGGTGGTGTTACTCACCTTGATGCCGCCGGTGGCGTTGGCTTCAAATTCGGGGAGGGGTTTGTTGACAACAATCGCCATAGGGTATTTCAGTCTCGCGTGCAGGTGTCAGTCATAGTGAAGGGTGTGAAACGTGACAGCGTTTCCCACCCTCGACCGCAACCCGTGATTTTACTCTGAATTGGCCCCGTTCTGACCTTAGAGCCTGTTCAATGCCTTTACGGGGCCACGCAAGTACCTTTTCGGGATGGGATGCTAGGCGCAAAACGCAGCCGGGCTAATGCCCGGCAAGGCTTTGCAACGCCGCAGACCGCCCGAAAAGGCACTTGCCCTCCGGGTTGGGACGACGGCAAACGCGGTCGCGTTTGCGTCCCAACGTGACCCCGTAAGGGCATTGAACAGGCTCTTAGGGCCTACCCGGGTTACAACAAAAGGGCAGCAACGACCTTGCGGCCTTCCCCGGCGAGGAAGTTGTAGGTGCGGCAGGCGGCCTGTGTGTCCATGGTTTCCAGCCCGATACGGCGTGCATAGAGGGTTTGCAGCCATTGGGGTTGGGGGAAACGGATACGGTCGCCGCTGCCAAACAAGACCAGTTCTGCGCCCAGTTCTGCCAGCGCGTCAAAGTGGCTGGCCTGCAGGTCCTCAAACGTGCGCACGTTCCAGTCCAGGCGCTGGCCCATGCTGCTGACCACCAGACTGGCGTGGAACTGCTCGCCGTTCACGGCGATCCAGCCTGGCCCATAACCCGTGATGGATGGACCCTGGATAGCGTCTGGCTGGAGTTTCATGGGTGGTAAGGGCCGGATTGGGTTGGGAAATGCATGCTGCACCGCACTAAAAACGTGCGGAAATGTGGTTCAATTATAGGTTTCGCCCTTAGAGCCTGTTCACGATCTGTACGGGGTCACGTTGGGACGCAATCGGGATGAGTTGTCCGCCAAGACCACGCCGCATGGGCTCCTGCCCATGCAAAGGGTTTGGTGGGCAAATCGCCCGATTTCGTCCCAACCCGAAGGGCAAGTGCCTTTTCGGGCGGTCTGCGTTGTTGCAAAGCCTTGCCGGGCACCAGCCCGGCTGCGTTTTGCGCCTAGCAGCCCATCCCGAAAAGGTACTTGCGTGACCCTGTACAGACCGTGCACAGGCTCTTGACTGAACGCTCCCGGAGGGACTTTGAAAACCATTCAGAAATCTGCCAAGCTCGCCAACGTGCTCTATGACGTGCGGGGCCCCATTGTGGACGCGGCCAAGAAGATGGAGGACGAGGGGCAGAAGATCATCAAACTCAACATCGGCAATCTGGCGCCGTTTGGTTTCGATGCCCCTGAGGAAATCCAGCAGGACATGATCCGCAACCTGCCTAACTCGGCGGGTTACTCCGACAGCAAGGGTATCTTCGCCGCGCGCAAGGCGGTGATGCACTACACCCAACAGCAGGGCATCGCAGGCGTCACGCTGGATGATATTTATCTCGGCAATGGCGCGAGCGAGCTGATCGTGATGGCGTCCAACGCGCTCTTGGACGATGGCGACGAATTGCTGGTGCCTTCGCCCGACTACCCCTTGTGGACCGCGGCCACCAGCCTGTCGGGCGGCAAACCTGTGCACTACCAGTGTGACGAAGACAACGGCTGGATGCCCAACCTGGCGGATATCCGCGCCAAGATCACGCCCCGGACACGCGGCCTGGTAGTCATCAACCCGAACAACCCCACCGGCGCCTTGTACAGCGACGAGTTGCTGCGCGGCCTGGTGGCCATTGCGCGCGAGTTTGAACTGGTGATTCTGGCCGACGAGGTGTATGACAAGGTGCTGTACGAAGGCGTGACGCACACCGCGATGGCCAGCCTGTCCACCGATGTTCTTACATTAACTTTCAATTCCCTGTCCAAGGCCTACCGCTCCTGCGGGTACCGCGCTGGCTGGATGATCGTTTCCGGCCCCAAGGAACACGCGAGCGACTTCATCGAAGGCCTGAATATGCTGGCCAACCTGAAGTTGGGCTCCAACGTGCCCGGCCAGTACGCCATCCAGACCGCCTTGGGCGGCTACCAGAGCATTCAGGATTTGGTGAAGGAGGGCGGTCGCCTGCGCCGCCAGCGCGACCTGGCCTATGAGCTGATTACCGCCATCCCCGGTGTGACCTGCGTGAAGCCACAAGCTGCGCTGTACATGTTCCCGCGCCTGGACCCGGTGATGTACCCGATTGCGGACGACCGCCAGTTCTTCCTGGAGTTGCTGCGCGAAACCCGTGTGATGCTGGTGCAGGGCACCGGTTTCAACTGGCGCGCACCGGACCATTTCCGTATTGTGTTTTTGCCCCACGAAGACGACTTGCGTGAGGCGATTGCCCGCATTGCGAAGTTTCTTGCGCACTACCGAACGCGGCACGGCACCTGAAACACTCCTGATTTAATAGCGGCTTGCGCACATTCTGCGCGGGCTGCAGGCACATTTAACCTAGAAACTGTATGAAACCGATTCAAGTAGGCCTGTTGGGCATTGGCGTAGTGGGCACCGGCACATTCAATGTGTTGCAACGCAACCAGGCGGAAATCCAGCGCCGCGCTGGCCGCGGCATCGAGATCACCATGGTGGCCGATCTGGACACCGCACGCGCGCAGGCTGCCGTGGGCCCCAACGTCAAGGTCGTCAACGACGCCCGCGCCGTGATTGCCAACCCCGACATCGACATCGTCATCGAACTGATCGGTGGCTACGGCATTGCCAAACAATTGGTGCTGGAAGCCATTGCGGCCGGCAAGCATGTAGTCACCGCCAACAAGGCG belongs to Rhodoferax saidenbachensis and includes:
- the dnaB gene encoding replicative DNA helicase, translating into MSAVLSTSDAFNSDRQIAQLRVPPHSIEGESSVLGGLLLDNGAWDRVGDILADGDFYRYEHKLIYAAIGVLVNANKPADVITVYEHLQSQGKAEEIGGLVYLNSLAQYVPSASNIRRYAEIVRDRSILRKLVSASDEIATNAFNTQGRPVADIVDEAEQKIFNIGEDGARNKQGFQGMDSLVVELLDRVQEMADNPSDVTGVPTGFYDLDHKLSGMQAGDLIILAARPSMGKTALAINIAEHVALNEGLPVAVFSMEMGAAQLAVRIVGSIGRIDQGHLRTGKLTDEEWPRLSEAIEKLRTISLHIDETAGLTVSELRANARRLARQCGKLGLIVVDYLQLMSVSSSMSDENRATAVGEISRGLKMLAKELQCPVIALSQLSRGVEQRPDKRPMMSDLRESGAIEQDADVIMFIYRDDYYNKMDGPNPSKEPGVAEVIIAKQRNGPTGTTKLAFLRQITKFESLASGGGGEDY
- a CDS encoding PhoH family protein, with product MPLPPAPTKRADLLSSKDFDAPAARTPKRPARKQDVQVEHPTSVLNTSVRNDRPQAKAALTHKPELVLVSEAPATARLTPRVETRSKKRARTGPTKLFVLDTNVLLHDPMCLFRFEEHDIYLPMIVLEELDGHKKGMTEVARNARQTSRTLDALAGTPGADIALGFQLDSTGHRDAGGKLLFQTQPLNYTLPTSLPQGKADNQILGVVEALRQKYAPREVVLVSKDINMRVKARALGLATDDYQNDKTLEDGDLLYSGALALPTDFWATHGQTVESWQQGQHTFYKVDGPAVPSMHINQFVFFESPGEPSLYARVTEIRGTTAVLKTLRDFTHLKNAVWGVTTRNREQNFAMNLLMDPEVDFVTLTGTAGTGKTLMALAAGLTQVLDDRRYTEIIVTRATVSVGEDIGFLPGTEEEKMGPWMGALDDNLEVLGKTDTNAGEWGRAATNELIRSRIKIKSMNFMRGRTFLNKYVIIDEAQNLTPKQMKTLITRAGPGTKIICMGNLAQIDTPYLTEGSSGLTFAVDKFKGWPHGGHITLARGERSRLADFASEVL
- a CDS encoding peroxiredoxin, with the protein product MAIVVNKPLPEFEANATGGIKVSNTTHVGKTMVLYFYPKDNTPGCTTEAMQFRDKYKDFVKAGANVFGVSRDNMKSHDEFKTKLELPFELIADTEEKMCHMFGVVKNKIMYGKKVKGIERSTFLIGADGILKEEWRGLKVPGHVDEVLKAVKALKKAA
- a CDS encoding Mth938-like domain-containing protein, translating into MKLQPDAIQGPSITGYGPGWIAVNGEQFHASLVVSSMGQRLDWNVRTFEDLQASHFDALAELGAELVLFGSGDRIRFPQPQWLQTLYARRIGLETMDTQAACRTYNFLAGEGRKVVAALLL
- a CDS encoding pyridoxal phosphate-dependent aminotransferase, with amino-acid sequence MKTIQKSAKLANVLYDVRGPIVDAAKKMEDEGQKIIKLNIGNLAPFGFDAPEEIQQDMIRNLPNSAGYSDSKGIFAARKAVMHYTQQQGIAGVTLDDIYLGNGASELIVMASNALLDDGDELLVPSPDYPLWTAATSLSGGKPVHYQCDEDNGWMPNLADIRAKITPRTRGLVVINPNNPTGALYSDELLRGLVAIAREFELVILADEVYDKVLYEGVTHTAMASLSTDVLTLTFNSLSKAYRSCGYRAGWMIVSGPKEHASDFIEGLNMLANLKLGSNVPGQYAIQTALGGYQSIQDLVKEGGRLRRQRDLAYELITAIPGVTCVKPQAALYMFPRLDPVMYPIADDRQFFLELLRETRVMLVQGTGFNWRAPDHFRIVFLPHEDDLREAIARIAKFLAHYRTRHGT